A genomic segment from Actinoplanes sichuanensis encodes:
- a CDS encoding Calx-beta domain-containing protein has translation MRERKHRQPPFRLWAPARFRALVSIVAAAAAGLTPAAAVLLPASPAYGASPGDIIIEADIDDAEAGAFIFEIRRVGPTSTRLDLTYETVTVPETPFTGPLHQATPGVDFTAIVGGVQTFEPSSRDSVKRITVYGKADTNDENNEVFGLALTNVQDTANNLAIGRLIDDDDPPTYSFGSAGTVGESAGSVTTTATLSAWSDFPVTIPYKTTDGTAKDGEDYTATSGTLSFAAGDATEDIVVPILGDTKHENTTESFTVESTGVPTGVTVGPASRTIDITDDDAAPTVSIGTAGSAREGDTLNFPVTISAESRLPVTVTADTTGGGSATATDDFTAVTGATVTVPAGQTTANLPVVTKTDGVDEVVAETVEVTLTNPAGATLGTATNTGSIVDNIVTVTPDTAIAEGSATHDQVFSVTLPTASAVPIALGYTVAAGSATDGTDFDASTGTLNFAPGDLTKKITVPVRGDTTYEAGETFTITLTSGGEVTGGLGPYTFTIPNDDLKPTVTGVSSVSRAEGDTTDTATFTATISNPSNEPVTLDITSGDVTAAEALTGLGSDDFDIIDSSVDVPAGATTVGFGVRVNGDAIYEGTETANLTATVNGSESGAVQGSTASGVLTLTNDDAVPVVTFGNVTAPENTPAQALSATVSGTAQAAIPFTVTVADGTAEPGDYNAGSVVPSGNIAPGATSVNLGTIALGDDTVDDQVDAVDVTISPTGLVPKTATVTITDDAADTEPKVVGTAAVGPIGENAGPALVPVNLVFAGVSSAQSTEHTITVDYATSPNTAKATTDYTTATGTLTFTPGQTAKNVSVTLADDNFFEVNEDFTVGLSNAVGAAALEQATATVTVSDNDGSPPTFTVTQNGPVTEGGVATFTITLTGPAAIDTPFTITHTPGTAVETSTGQLGDDDYDAPTGTVTVLKDATTATFTVQTNPDTLYEGTQTATVSAERDGVTSVAAGAQNGTLTITDEDPIPTLVLTTSDHLEGTPFNITATSTGVTESNMTYTVAVAGDSANSADPAESGDFTGTTATVVRNGGTATSTPTTLIAVTPLGDTIDENTENIRASVNNDTLSRADSQQVYGILDAVSNMSPELTFGPPVTVAETGPAVVPVTKTWADLDPNDNDASSTEKTITVHYQAVDGTAKVTDDYTSATASGDLSFAMGDSSKNISVGLNDDGVYELNESFLVRLSAADGATIPVADQTVNITDNDSAARPTFTVDPVGGATVAEGGTAQYKIKLSAASLTATTFNLTMSGGEAQSGAMTPGGDDYTAPTTPVTINAGDLEATISIPVAADGVYEGTETRNLAVALDGSENDVTGTTQNRTITITDGDPMPTLALNSGNATEGTPFAITATQTGIAEDDIVYSVAAAGDSSGGDDPAEGGDFSVPAGTITVTGGTDTVTSPLKTVTVNGDLIDENTEKFTVVVTNDTAGAEAGRQTYGILDAAANMSPELVFGPPVTVTESDGNAVIPVSRSWAALAGGGNTATSTEKTITVQAQTSDGTAVQPADYTTTSSALSFAPGDTTKNVTVPIAPDGVYELTETFNVGLSQVVGATVPTASDTVTITDDDPTARPTFSLDPAAGTTVAEGGTVVYKVKLSAAAITNTIFDVTLTGGNAQSGGSDPGEADYTAPSATLTINAGLTEGTISIPVSADNVYEGDETRTLNVALASGQTDVTGSVQSQTITITDGDSVPAITLASATGAENTAAPVAATPTGVAQRNMIYTLTVAGDSANGANPAESGDYTHALTTFTLPGGSTSGVPVPVGSINLAADTIDEETETVKVNAHNDTAAITDAAGLYTITDDVNDTAPTVNLASLTTVAEAAGTASVTATLDFATSSAATTEKSVTVGYTTAPGTATAGDDYTTTTNTLSFTPGTNSANLSVPIAPDSLYETNERFDVTLSSPVNATLGTATNSVEITDDDASAIPGFTVSANQTVTEGAGVTADFTVTLDSPAAGTIDFDAAIVDVTTTDGGTLNLGTDDYTAPIGDFTIGKDQRTATVSIPIGNDAAYEGTESLTLQIKLDSGETLATGPQVDRTLTIADDETVPTLTMVAAQAAENAPVAVTATTSGLAERAMSYTLTLAGEAAPGGNAAEGADFTDSAVAGTVPGGTTAGTPVTLRSVPAAADTIDEPDETFRVTAHNDTYSTPDVSEVYTITDDPNDTAPTVNLASPTTVGEAAGPASVPVTLDFTGSSAATTEKAVTAGYTTSAGTATAGDDYTSSAGTVSFTPGNNSANISVPIVSDGLFETNERFDVTLANPANATLGTATNSVEITDDDGSAIPGFTVSANPTVAEGAGAVAELTVTLDSPAADTIDFDATVSDITATRGGTLNAGKDDYTAPTVDFTIAKDQRTAKVSIPIGNDTVYEGDETFTVQIARDSGETLATGAPVSRTVTITDDETVPTLTMVAAQAAENASLAVTATTTGVAERDMTYALALGGDATGSNNAAESADYTDNAGTTTVNGGTPSGSTVNLGSVPLSADKVDEPDETIKATVTNSTYTTGAVNGLYTITDDAADLPPSVSLGPITVSEALPAAAVPVTLTFLAGNDATSSEQAVTITPTILAVTAGPGDYGNPASPQTIAAGATTGSITVPLIDDKLREPDEQFIVRATAVGPTGATIGTDSGTVTITDDDQSIAQPTFSVGAASVSEGGGAATFTVALSEAVTGDVDLTVTIQDGTATDAAKGIGGDDYDPPAGTLRIKAGARSGTFTVPIKPDTVFENDETAKVTVALAAGETDATGAAKEAALTIGNDDSRPMLSLTPALSGVEGDFLSITGTIDGITQPDLSYGSLEVRPDTTGDPAEADDYKLLGNNVVVPGGSASGSRVDVASIELRDDTVDEATEALDLTLGLRKSSVRITDDPRDGAPTLSISDESIRENEQSVDLKITRKLADGTTGTERSISVPWRTVAGSAQDGTDFTASSGTAVIEPGRDSATISVPIIGDSAKEEDQDFVVRLGNATPSDVEVTKPSGTVTIEDDDTAVKPTLNAATGTTTGSQRVRLSGTAAPGTTVELLSAPGVTGTGGYRTVLTAEADDDGKFSFNPNFTQGYRVYVRADGLVSPVRTIQVRQDPSIATASPAAGTARITVTGDPDRAGQAVTVQRLNSGDWDTVTTGKLGADGTFTATQRGLRSGRTYTYRAVIAASTSLGILAGTSPTRPVKVR, from the coding sequence GGCCCGCGAAGGTGACACGCTGAACTTCCCGGTCACCATCAGCGCCGAGTCGCGGCTGCCGGTCACGGTCACGGCCGACACGACGGGCGGCGGTTCGGCGACCGCGACCGACGACTTCACCGCGGTGACCGGCGCCACCGTCACCGTGCCCGCCGGGCAGACCACCGCGAACCTGCCGGTGGTCACGAAAACCGACGGCGTCGACGAGGTCGTGGCGGAGACGGTGGAGGTCACCCTCACCAATCCGGCCGGCGCCACCCTCGGGACCGCCACGAACACCGGTTCCATCGTCGACAACATCGTCACGGTCACCCCGGACACCGCGATCGCCGAGGGCAGCGCCACCCACGACCAGGTCTTCAGCGTCACGCTCCCGACCGCGTCGGCCGTGCCGATCGCGCTCGGCTACACCGTCGCCGCGGGCAGCGCCACGGACGGCACCGACTTCGACGCCTCGACCGGCACCCTGAACTTCGCCCCGGGCGACCTGACCAAGAAGATCACGGTGCCGGTCCGGGGCGACACCACGTACGAAGCCGGCGAGACGTTCACCATCACCCTCACCAGCGGTGGCGAGGTGACCGGTGGTCTCGGCCCGTACACGTTCACCATCCCCAACGACGACCTCAAACCCACCGTCACCGGGGTCAGCAGCGTCTCCCGGGCGGAAGGGGACACGACCGACACGGCCACCTTCACCGCGACCATCTCCAACCCGAGCAACGAACCCGTCACCCTCGACATCACCTCCGGTGATGTGACCGCGGCCGAGGCGCTCACCGGCCTGGGCAGCGACGACTTCGACATCATCGACAGCAGCGTGGACGTCCCGGCCGGCGCCACCACCGTGGGCTTCGGGGTACGGGTCAACGGCGACGCGATCTACGAGGGCACCGAGACCGCCAACCTCACGGCCACGGTGAATGGCAGCGAGTCGGGAGCGGTGCAGGGCAGCACCGCCTCCGGGGTCCTCACCCTCACCAACGACGACGCGGTCCCGGTCGTGACCTTCGGCAACGTCACCGCGCCGGAGAACACCCCGGCACAGGCGCTGTCGGCGACGGTCAGCGGCACCGCACAGGCCGCGATCCCGTTCACGGTGACCGTGGCCGACGGGACCGCCGAACCGGGCGACTACAACGCCGGCAGCGTCGTGCCGTCCGGCAACATCGCACCCGGCGCGACCAGTGTGAACCTCGGCACGATCGCCCTGGGCGACGACACCGTCGACGACCAGGTCGACGCGGTCGACGTCACGATCAGCCCGACCGGCCTGGTACCGAAGACCGCCACCGTGACGATCACCGACGATGCGGCCGACACCGAGCCGAAGGTGGTGGGGACGGCCGCGGTCGGCCCGATCGGGGAGAACGCCGGCCCGGCGCTCGTACCGGTCAACCTGGTCTTCGCCGGTGTCTCGTCGGCACAGAGCACCGAGCACACCATCACGGTCGACTACGCGACCAGCCCGAACACGGCGAAGGCGACCACCGACTACACGACCGCCACCGGCACGTTGACGTTCACCCCCGGCCAGACCGCGAAGAACGTCAGCGTGACCCTCGCCGACGACAACTTCTTCGAGGTCAACGAGGACTTCACGGTCGGTCTGTCCAATGCCGTCGGCGCCGCCGCGTTGGAACAGGCCACCGCCACGGTCACGGTGTCCGACAACGACGGGTCGCCTCCGACGTTCACGGTGACGCAGAACGGGCCGGTCACCGAGGGCGGGGTGGCCACCTTCACCATCACGCTCACCGGTCCGGCGGCCATCGACACGCCGTTCACCATCACCCACACTCCCGGCACCGCGGTCGAGACCTCGACCGGGCAGCTCGGTGACGACGACTACGACGCGCCGACCGGCACGGTGACGGTGCTGAAGGACGCGACCACGGCCACGTTCACGGTGCAGACCAACCCCGACACCCTTTACGAGGGCACGCAGACGGCCACCGTCTCGGCCGAGCGCGACGGCGTGACGAGTGTGGCTGCCGGAGCGCAGAACGGGACGCTGACGATCACCGACGAGGATCCGATCCCGACGCTCGTGCTGACCACCAGTGATCATCTCGAGGGCACGCCGTTCAACATCACCGCCACCAGCACCGGCGTGACCGAGAGCAACATGACCTACACGGTCGCGGTGGCGGGCGACAGCGCGAACAGCGCCGATCCGGCGGAGAGCGGCGACTTCACCGGCACCACCGCGACGGTCGTCCGGAACGGCGGAACGGCGACCAGCACGCCGACGACTCTGATCGCGGTCACCCCGCTCGGCGACACCATCGACGAGAACACCGAGAACATCCGGGCGAGCGTCAACAACGACACCCTGAGCCGGGCCGACTCGCAGCAGGTCTACGGAATCCTCGACGCCGTCTCGAACATGTCGCCGGAATTGACGTTCGGGCCGCCCGTCACGGTCGCCGAGACCGGTCCCGCGGTCGTGCCGGTGACGAAGACCTGGGCCGACCTCGACCCGAACGACAACGACGCCTCGTCGACGGAGAAGACGATCACCGTGCATTACCAGGCGGTGGACGGTACGGCGAAGGTGACCGACGACTACACCTCGGCGACCGCATCAGGTGACCTGAGTTTCGCCATGGGCGATTCGAGTAAGAACATCTCGGTCGGTCTCAACGACGACGGCGTCTACGAACTGAATGAGAGTTTCCTGGTCCGGCTGTCGGCCGCGGACGGCGCGACGATTCCGGTGGCGGATCAGACGGTCAACATCACCGACAACGACTCCGCGGCCCGGCCCACCTTCACGGTGGACCCGGTGGGCGGCGCGACGGTGGCCGAGGGCGGCACCGCCCAATACAAGATCAAGCTGAGTGCGGCGTCGTTGACCGCCACCACGTTCAACCTGACGATGTCCGGTGGGGAGGCCCAGTCCGGAGCGATGACCCCCGGTGGTGACGACTACACCGCGCCGACGACACCGGTCACCATCAACGCCGGTGATCTCGAGGCGACGATCTCGATCCCGGTGGCCGCCGACGGCGTCTACGAGGGCACCGAGACCCGGAACCTGGCCGTGGCGCTCGACGGCAGCGAGAACGACGTCACCGGCACCACCCAGAACCGCACGATCACCATCACCGACGGCGATCCGATGCCGACTCTGGCGCTCAACTCCGGTAACGCCACCGAGGGCACCCCGTTCGCGATCACCGCGACCCAGACCGGGATCGCCGAGGACGACATCGTCTACAGCGTGGCGGCGGCCGGGGACTCCTCGGGCGGTGACGACCCCGCGGAGGGTGGCGACTTCTCCGTCCCGGCCGGGACGATCACCGTCACCGGCGGCACCGACACCGTCACCAGTCCACTCAAGACGGTCACCGTCAACGGCGACCTGATCGACGAGAACACCGAGAAGTTCACCGTCGTCGTCACCAACGACACCGCGGGCGCGGAGGCCGGCCGGCAGACCTACGGCATCCTCGACGCGGCCGCGAACATGTCCCCCGAGCTGGTTTTCGGACCGCCCGTCACGGTCACCGAGAGCGACGGCAACGCCGTCATCCCGGTCTCCAGGAGCTGGGCCGCACTGGCCGGCGGCGGCAACACCGCCACCTCCACCGAGAAGACGATCACGGTGCAGGCACAGACCTCCGACGGTACGGCCGTCCAGCCCGCCGACTACACGACGACCTCGTCAGCGCTGAGCTTCGCGCCCGGCGACACCACGAAGAACGTCACCGTGCCGATCGCCCCCGACGGCGTCTACGAGCTGACCGAGACGTTCAACGTCGGCCTCTCCCAGGTGGTCGGGGCCACCGTCCCGACCGCGAGCGACACGGTCACGATCACCGACGACGACCCGACCGCCCGGCCGACGTTCTCCCTCGATCCAGCGGCCGGTACCACCGTGGCCGAGGGCGGCACAGTGGTCTACAAGGTGAAACTGAGTGCCGCAGCGATCACCAACACCATCTTCGACGTGACCCTGACCGGCGGGAACGCCCAGTCCGGTGGTTCTGATCCGGGAGAGGCCGACTACACCGCCCCGTCCGCGACGCTCACCATCAACGCCGGGCTGACCGAGGGCACCATCTCGATCCCGGTGTCGGCCGACAACGTCTACGAGGGCGACGAGACGCGGACTCTCAACGTGGCGCTCGCCTCCGGTCAGACCGATGTGACCGGAAGCGTCCAGAGCCAGACCATCACCATCACCGACGGAGACTCGGTTCCGGCGATCACGCTGGCCTCCGCCACGGGTGCCGAGAACACCGCGGCGCCCGTGGCCGCCACTCCGACCGGTGTGGCCCAGCGCAACATGATCTACACGCTGACCGTCGCGGGCGACAGCGCCAACGGTGCGAACCCGGCCGAGAGCGGCGACTACACGCACGCCCTCACCACGTTCACCCTGCCCGGCGGCTCGACGTCGGGAGTGCCCGTGCCGGTCGGGTCGATCAACCTCGCCGCCGACACCATCGACGAGGAGACCGAGACCGTCAAGGTCAACGCCCACAACGACACCGCCGCCATCACCGACGCGGCCGGGTTGTACACGATCACCGACGACGTCAACGACACGGCGCCGACGGTGAATCTCGCGTCGTTGACCACCGTGGCGGAGGCGGCGGGTACGGCTTCGGTGACGGCCACCCTCGACTTCGCCACGAGTTCCGCCGCAACCACGGAGAAGTCCGTCACCGTCGGCTACACCACCGCCCCCGGTACGGCCACCGCCGGCGACGACTACACCACCACCACGAACACGCTGTCCTTCACCCCGGGCACCAACAGCGCGAACCTCAGCGTGCCGATCGCACCCGACTCGCTGTACGAGACGAACGAACGTTTCGACGTGACGCTGTCGAGCCCGGTGAACGCCACCCTGGGCACCGCCACGAACAGTGTGGAGATCACCGACGACGACGCCTCGGCCATCCCCGGCTTCACGGTGTCGGCGAACCAGACGGTGACCGAGGGTGCCGGAGTGACCGCCGACTTCACGGTCACGCTGGACAGTCCGGCGGCCGGAACGATCGACTTCGACGCGGCGATCGTCGATGTCACCACGACCGACGGCGGCACGCTCAACCTCGGCACCGACGACTACACCGCACCGATCGGGGACTTCACGATCGGAAAGGACCAGCGGACCGCGACGGTCAGCATCCCGATCGGCAACGACGCCGCCTACGAGGGCACCGAAAGCCTGACGCTGCAGATCAAACTGGACTCCGGCGAGACTCTGGCGACCGGCCCGCAGGTCGACCGTACCCTCACCATCGCCGACGACGAGACCGTGCCCACCCTGACCATGGTCGCCGCGCAAGCGGCGGAGAACGCCCCCGTGGCGGTCACCGCCACCACCAGCGGTCTCGCCGAACGAGCCATGTCCTACACGCTGACGCTGGCCGGCGAGGCGGCCCCGGGCGGGAACGCGGCCGAGGGCGCCGACTTCACCGACAGCGCCGTCGCCGGGACGGTACCCGGCGGCACCACCGCCGGAACGCCGGTCACGCTACGGTCGGTGCCGGCCGCCGCGGACACCATCGACGAGCCGGACGAGACGTTCCGGGTCACCGCGCACAACGACACCTACTCCACCCCGGACGTGTCCGAGGTCTACACCATCACCGACGACCCCAACGACACCGCTCCGACGGTGAACCTCGCGTCGCCGACCACGGTCGGTGAGGCCGCCGGTCCGGCGTCGGTGCCGGTCACCCTGGACTTCACCGGCAGTTCCGCCGCGACCACCGAAAAGGCGGTCACAGCCGGTTACACCACCAGCGCCGGTACGGCCACCGCCGGCGACGACTACACCAGCTCCGCGGGCACCGTGTCGTTCACCCCGGGGAACAACAGCGCGAACATCAGCGTGCCGATCGTTTCGGACGGTCTCTTCGAGACGAACGAGCGCTTCGACGTGACCCTCGCGAACCCGGCGAACGCCACCCTCGGCACGGCCACGAACAGTGTCGAGATCACCGACGACGACGGCAGCGCCATCCCCGGGTTCACGGTGTCGGCGAACCCGACGGTCGCCGAGGGTGCGGGCGCCGTGGCCGAACTGACCGTGACGCTGGACAGCCCGGCCGCCGACACGATCGACTTCGACGCGACGGTCTCGGACATCACCGCCACCCGCGGCGGCACGCTGAACGCGGGCAAGGACGACTACACCGCGCCGACGGTGGACTTCACGATCGCGAAGGACCAGCGAACCGCGAAGGTCAGCATCCCGATCGGCAACGACACGGTCTACGAGGGCGACGAGACGTTCACCGTGCAGATCGCCCGGGACTCCGGGGAGACTCTCGCGACGGGGGCGCCGGTCAGCCGTACCGTCACCATCACCGACGACGAGACCGTGCCCACCCTGACGATGGTCGCCGCGCAAGCGGCGGAGAACGCCTCCCTGGCGGTCACCGCGACCACGACCGGCGTCGCCGAACGGGACATGACGTACGCGTTGGCGCTGGGCGGGGACGCGACCGGCAGCAACAACGCGGCCGAGAGCGCCGACTACACCGACAACGCCGGAACCACCACGGTCAACGGCGGGACCCCGTCAGGCTCGACGGTGAACCTGGGATCCGTACCGCTGTCGGCTGACAAGGTGGATGAGCCGGACGAGACCATCAAGGCGACCGTCACCAACAGCACCTACACGACAGGCGCGGTGAACGGCCTCTACACGATCACCGACGATGCCGCCGACCTGCCGCCGTCGGTGTCGCTCGGCCCGATCACGGTCTCCGAGGCCCTCCCCGCCGCGGCCGTCCCGGTCACCCTGACCTTCCTGGCGGGCAACGACGCCACCTCGTCCGAGCAGGCCGTGACCATCACACCGACGATCCTCGCGGTGACCGCCGGCCCCGGTGACTACGGCAACCCGGCCAGCCCGCAGACGATCGCGGCCGGCGCCACCACCGGTTCGATCACCGTGCCCCTCATCGACGACAAGCTTCGCGAGCCCGACGAGCAGTTCATCGTGCGGGCCACCGCGGTCGGACCGACCGGAGCCACCATCGGTACCGATTCGGGCACCGTCACCATCACCGACGACGACCAGAGCATCGCCCAGCCCACCTTCTCGGTGGGTGCGGCATCGGTGAGCGAGGGCGGTGGCGCGGCCACCTTCACCGTCGCGCTCAGCGAAGCCGTGACGGGGGACGTCGACCTCACCGTCACCATCCAGGACGGCACCGCGACGGACGCGGCGAAGGGGATCGGCGGTGACGACTACGACCCGCCGGCCGGCACGCTGCGGATCAAAGCCGGCGCCCGGAGCGGCACGTTCACCGTCCCGATCAAGCCCGACACGGTCTTCGAGAACGACGAGACGGCCAAGGTCACGGTCGCCCTGGCGGCCGGCGAGACCGATGCCACCGGCGCCGCCAAGGAGGCGGCCCTGACCATCGGCAACGACGACTCCCGGCCGATGCTGAGCCTCACCCCCGCCCTGTCCGGTGTCGAGGGCGACTTCCTGTCGATCACCGGCACCATCGACGGCATCACCCAGCCCGACCTCAGCTACGGCTCGCTCGAAGTACGCCCCGACACCACCGGCGACCCGGCCGAGGCAGACGACTACAAGTTGCTCGGCAACAACGTCGTCGTACCGGGCGGATCCGCCTCCGGCAGCCGCGTCGACGTCGCCTCGATCGAACTGCGTGACGACACCGTCGACGAGGCCACCGAGGCCCTCGACCTCACCCTCGGCCTCCGCAAGTCGAGCGTCCGGATCACCGACGACCCGCGGGACGGCGCCCCGACCCTGTCGATCAGCGACGAATCGATCCGGGAGAACGAGCAGAGCGTCGATCTGAAGATCACCCGCAAACTCGCGGACGGCACCACCGGCACCGAACGCAGCATCTCCGTCCCCTGGCGCACGGTCGCCGGATCCGCGCAGGACGGCACGGACTTCACCGCGAGCAGCGGTACGGCCGTCATCGAGCCCGGCCGCGACTCCGCCACCATCAGCGTGCCGATCATCGGAGACTCGGCGAAGGAGGAGGACCAGGACTTCGTCGTGCGGCTCGGCAACGCGACACCCAGCGACGTCGAGGTCACCAAACCGTCCGGCACCGTCACCATCGAAGACGACGACACCGCCGTCAAGCCGACCCTCAACGCGGCGACCGGCACCACCACCGGCAGCCAGCGGGTCCGGCTCTCCGGCACCGCCGCCCCCGGCACCACCGTCGAGCTGCTCAGCGCTCCCGGTGTCACCGGCACCGGCGGTTACCGGACCGTCCTCACCGCCGAGGCCGACGACGACGGCAAATTCAGCTTCAACCCCAACTTCACCCAGGGATATCGGGTGTACGTGCGCGCCGACGGCCTGGTCTCGCCGGTGCGCACCATCCAGGTGCGGCAGGACCCGTCGATCGCCACCGCCTCGCCCGCTGCCGGGACCGCCCGGATCACCGTCACCGGAGACCCCGACCGGGCCGGGCAGGCGGTCACCGTGCAGCGGTTGAACAGCGGCGACTGGGACACCGTGACGACCGGCAAGCTCGGCGCCGACGGCACGTTCACGGCGACACAGCGTGGGCTGCGCTCCGGTCGTACGTACACATATCGGGCGGTCATCGCGGCGTCGACGTCACTCGGCATTCTCGCCGGCACGTCACCGACCCGACCGGTGAAGGTCCGCTGA